Within the Streptosporangiales bacterium genome, the region GTACACCGTCGACGTCGAGTTCCGCAAGCCGGTGCTCCTGCCCGGCACCGTGGAGTTCGCGTCCGCGCGCCGCGACGACGGCTGGTCGTTCGGCCTGCGCTCCCCCTCGGGCAGCCCGCACCTCCTCGGCCGCGTCCGCGCCTAGATGAATGATTCCGTGAAGCTGCTGGTCAGTGGTCGTAGGCGGTGAGTGATCGTTTGCTGGTGACGCCGGTGGTCCAGTTGTGCCAGATCCCGGCGGCCATGGCCAGCAGGCGTTGGGCGACTCGGGTGAATAC harbors:
- a CDS encoding IS982 family transposase yields the protein VFTRVAQRLLAMAAGIWHNWTTGVTSKRSLTAYDH